In Rubrobacter naiadicus, the following are encoded in one genomic region:
- a CDS encoding NUDIX hydrolase translates to MPAPETPKLTVDVVIPDRDGRVVLIRRANEPFRGRWALPGGFVDVGETVEQAARREVREETGLEVELDRLVGVYSEPARDPRGHNVSVAFLAHPVGGDAEPRGSDDASEALLLDPAVVELAFDHDRIIRDALGG, encoded by the coding sequence ATGCCCGCACCAGAGACACCGAAGCTCACGGTGGACGTCGTGATCCCGGACCGGGACGGCAGGGTCGTCCTGATCCGCCGGGCCAACGAACCTTTCAGGGGTCGCTGGGCGCTGCCGGGTGGGTTCGTGGACGTCGGCGAGACGGTCGAGCAGGCCGCCCGCCGCGAGGTCCGGGAGGAGACCGGGCTCGAGGTCGAGCTGGATCGGCTCGTCGGGGTCTATTCCGAACCGGCCCGGGACCCACGGGGCCACAACGTCTCGGTGGCGTTTCTGGCCCATCCCGTGGGCGGCGACGCCGAGCCCCGGGGCTCCGACGACGCCTCGGAGGCGCTGCTTCTGGACCCCGCCGTCGTCGAGCTCGCCTTCGACCACGACCGGATAATCCGGGATGCGCTGGGCGGCTGA